In Pseudonocardia sp. C8, one genomic interval encodes:
- the argJ gene encoding bifunctional glutamate N-acetyltransferase/amino-acid acetyltransferase ArgJ — MSVTAARGFRAAGIAAGIKTSGKADLALVVNDGPRTEAAGVFTRNKVKAAPVLWSQQVLTTGALRAVVLNSGGANACTGPQGFQTAHATAEKVAEVLGCGAVEVAVCSTGLIGEQLPRETLLAGVDTAAGALAPTPEAGSAAATAIMTTDTVPKESRVTDPAGWTVGGTTKGAGMIAPSMATMLSVLTTDAVIDQPALDAALREAVRYSFDRLDVDGSMSTNDTVLVLASGASGVTADPAVFTAALTRVCRDLAEQMQADAEGVTKRITVRVSGAASEDDAVTVARTIARDALVKTAMFGSDPNWGRIAAAAGYADAQVDPERLDVTINGVLLCKGAVVAGDRADCDLSGKDVLIEVELGLSGGAEGHTAEIRTTDLSHAYVEENSAYSS, encoded by the coding sequence GTGAGCGTGACCGCCGCACGGGGGTTCCGGGCCGCCGGGATCGCCGCCGGGATCAAGACGTCCGGGAAGGCCGACCTGGCGCTGGTCGTCAACGACGGGCCCCGCACCGAGGCCGCCGGCGTGTTCACCCGGAACAAGGTGAAGGCCGCGCCGGTGCTGTGGTCGCAGCAGGTGCTCACCACGGGCGCGCTGCGGGCGGTCGTCCTCAACTCCGGCGGGGCGAACGCGTGCACCGGGCCGCAGGGCTTCCAGACCGCGCACGCGACCGCGGAGAAGGTGGCCGAGGTGCTGGGCTGCGGCGCGGTCGAGGTGGCGGTGTGCTCCACCGGCCTGATCGGCGAGCAGCTCCCGCGGGAGACCCTGCTCGCCGGGGTCGACACGGCGGCCGGTGCGCTCGCCCCGACGCCCGAGGCCGGCTCGGCCGCCGCGACCGCGATCATGACCACCGACACCGTGCCGAAGGAGTCCCGGGTCACCGATCCGGCCGGCTGGACCGTCGGCGGCACGACCAAGGGTGCCGGCATGATCGCCCCCTCGATGGCGACGATGCTCAGCGTGCTCACCACCGACGCGGTGATCGACCAGCCGGCACTCGACGCCGCGCTGCGTGAGGCCGTGCGCTACAGCTTCGACCGGCTCGACGTCGACGGCTCGATGTCGACCAACGACACGGTGCTCGTGCTCGCGTCGGGCGCGTCCGGGGTGACCGCCGACCCGGCGGTGTTCACCGCCGCGCTCACCCGGGTCTGCCGCGACCTCGCCGAGCAGATGCAGGCCGACGCCGAGGGCGTCACCAAGCGGATCACGGTGCGGGTCTCCGGGGCCGCCTCGGAGGACGATGCGGTGACCGTCGCCCGCACGATCGCCCGCGACGCGCTGGTCAAGACCGCGATGTTCGGTTCCGACCCGAACTGGGGCCGGATCGCCGCCGCCGCCGGGTACGCCGACGCCCAGGTCGATCCCGAGCGGCTCGACGTCACGATCAACGGTGTGCTGCTGTGCAAGGGCGCCGTCGTCGCCGGGGACCGCGCGGACTGCGACCTGTCCGGCAAGGACGTCCTGATCGAGGTGGAGCTCGGCCTGTCCGGCGGCGCCGAGGGCCACACCGCCGAGATCCGCACCACCGACCTCTCGCACGCCTACGTGGAGGAGAACAGTGCCTACTCCTCCTGA
- the argB gene encoding acetylglutamate kinase: protein MKRAGEKAAVLAEALPWLQRFHGRIVVVKYGGNAMIDDELKQAFAQDMVFLRLAGIHPVVVHGGGPQISAMLRRLGMPGEFRGGLRVTTPETMEIVRMVLFGQVGRELVGLINQHGPFAVGLSGEDAGLFTAEKRTALVGGEPVDIGLVGDVTEVNPDAVLDIIAAGRIPVVAGVAPDADGQVHNINADSAAAALAGALDAAKLVVLTDVEGLYANYPDPDSIITSLTADRLEPMLPRLESGMAPKMEACLRAVRSGVGQAHVIDGRVPHSVLLEVFTREGVGTMVLPDADAPTTPTTQPDGMTRA from the coding sequence CTGAAGCGGGCGGGGGAGAAGGCCGCCGTGCTCGCCGAGGCCCTGCCCTGGCTGCAGCGTTTCCACGGCCGGATCGTCGTCGTGAAGTACGGCGGCAACGCCATGATCGACGACGAGCTGAAGCAGGCCTTCGCGCAGGACATGGTCTTCCTGCGGCTGGCCGGCATCCACCCGGTCGTCGTGCACGGGGGCGGCCCGCAGATCAGCGCGATGCTCCGGCGCCTGGGCATGCCCGGTGAGTTCCGCGGCGGGCTGCGGGTCACCACCCCGGAGACCATGGAGATCGTCCGGATGGTGCTCTTCGGCCAGGTCGGCCGGGAGCTCGTGGGGCTGATCAACCAGCACGGCCCGTTCGCGGTCGGGCTGTCCGGCGAGGACGCCGGGCTGTTCACCGCCGAGAAGCGGACGGCGCTGGTCGGCGGCGAACCGGTCGACATCGGCCTGGTCGGGGACGTCACCGAGGTCAACCCGGACGCGGTGCTGGACATCATCGCCGCAGGCCGGATCCCGGTGGTCGCCGGCGTCGCGCCGGACGCGGACGGCCAGGTCCACAACATCAACGCCGACAGCGCGGCCGCCGCGCTGGCCGGTGCGCTGGACGCCGCGAAGCTCGTGGTGCTCACCGACGTCGAGGGGCTCTACGCGAACTACCCCGACCCGGACTCGATCATCACATCGCTGACGGCGGACCGGCTGGAGCCGATGCTGCCCCGCCTGGAGAGCGGCATGGCACCGAAGATGGAGGCCTGCCTGCGCGCGGTGCGCTCGGGCGTGGGGCAGGCCCACGTGATCGACGGGCGGGTGCCGCACTCGGTCCTGCTCGAGGTCTTCACACGCGAGGGCGTCGGCACGATGGTCCTCCCGGACGCCGACGCGCCGACGACGCCGACGACACAGCCGGACGGGATGACACGGGCATGA
- a CDS encoding acetylornithine transaminase → MSTYAQRWQAALMNNYGTPPLTLVRGEGARVWDAEGRSFLDLYSGIAVNALGHAHPAVVDAVSEQVRTLGHTSNFFITDPALQLAERLQGLLGRDDARTLLCNSGAEANEAAFKIARRTGRPEIIACEQAFHGRTMGALALTGQPAKRAPFEPMPAGVTHIPFGDVAALDAAVSGDTAAVFLEPILGEAGVVVPPEGYLAEARRITAERGALLVLDEVQTGIGRTGHWFAHQAHGVVPDVVTLAKGLGGGLPIGACVGIGRAGSLLEPGQHGTTFGGNPVSCAAALAVLDTIATEGLLEHVDRLGKEIRSRIEGFGHPLVGDVSGAGLHIGVGLTAPVAAQAASAARDAGYLVNNATPDRLRLAPALTLSDDEAGEFLAAFPAILDAAAAEQEGQGN, encoded by the coding sequence ATGAGCACGTACGCGCAGCGGTGGCAGGCCGCGCTGATGAACAACTACGGCACCCCGCCGCTGACCCTGGTCCGTGGCGAGGGCGCCCGCGTGTGGGACGCCGAGGGCCGCAGCTTCCTGGACCTCTACTCCGGGATCGCGGTGAACGCGCTGGGTCACGCGCACCCGGCCGTCGTCGACGCCGTCTCCGAGCAGGTCCGCACGCTCGGGCACACCTCGAACTTCTTCATCACCGACCCGGCGCTGCAGCTGGCCGAGCGCCTGCAGGGACTGCTCGGCCGCGACGACGCCCGCACGTTGCTCTGCAACTCGGGCGCCGAGGCCAACGAGGCCGCGTTCAAGATCGCCCGGCGGACCGGCCGCCCGGAGATCATCGCCTGCGAGCAGGCGTTCCACGGCCGCACGATGGGCGCGCTGGCGCTCACCGGGCAACCGGCCAAGCGGGCGCCGTTCGAGCCGATGCCGGCGGGGGTCACCCACATCCCGTTCGGCGACGTCGCCGCGCTCGACGCCGCCGTCAGCGGGGACACGGCCGCGGTCTTCCTGGAACCGATCCTCGGCGAGGCGGGGGTCGTCGTGCCGCCGGAGGGCTACCTCGCCGAGGCCCGGCGGATCACCGCCGAGCGCGGGGCGCTGCTCGTGCTCGACGAGGTGCAGACCGGCATCGGCCGGACCGGGCACTGGTTCGCGCACCAGGCGCACGGCGTCGTCCCCGACGTGGTCACCCTGGCCAAGGGGCTCGGGGGCGGCCTGCCGATCGGCGCCTGCGTCGGGATCGGCCGGGCCGGCTCGCTGCTCGAACCCGGCCAGCACGGCACCACCTTCGGCGGCAACCCGGTCTCCTGCGCGGCGGCGCTCGCCGTGCTGGACACGATCGCGACCGAGGGCCTGCTGGAGCACGTCGACCGGCTCGGCAAGGAGATCCGCAGCCGGATCGAGGGATTCGGCCACCCGCTGGTCGGCGACGTCTCCGGTGCCGGGCTGCACATCGGCGTCGGCCTGACCGCGCCGGTGGCGGCGCAGGCCGCGTCCGCCGCCCGGGACGCCGGCTACCTGGTCAACAACGCGACCCCGGACCGGCTGCGGCTGGCCCCGGCGCTCACCCTGTCCGACGACGAGGCCGGCGAGTTCCTCGCGGCGTTCCCGGCGATCCTCGACGCCGCCGCGGCCGAGCAGGAAGGCCAGGGGAACTGA
- the argF gene encoding ornithine carbamoyltransferase: MVRHLLRDDDLTPAEQAKVLDLADRLKADRFAERPLAGPKAVAVVFDKSSTRTRVSFETGITQLGGTAVILDGTTSQLGRGETISDTARVLSRYADAIVWRTSGQERIEEMAAAATVPVVNALTDTFHPCQVLADLQTIRERLGRLAGVTLTYLGDGANNVAHSLLLGGATAGLHVRISAPAGFTPEPDVVRDAKARAERTGGSVTLVADPQAAVAGADVVVTDTWTSMGQEGDGLDRVAPFRPYQLNTALLERAAPGAVVLHCLPAHRGEEITDEVIDGPASAVWDEAENRLHAQKALLTWLLRT, translated from the coding sequence ATGGTCCGCCACCTCCTGCGCGACGACGACCTCACGCCCGCCGAGCAGGCCAAGGTCCTCGACCTGGCCGACCGGCTCAAGGCCGACCGGTTCGCCGAGCGGCCGCTCGCGGGCCCGAAGGCCGTCGCCGTCGTCTTCGACAAGTCCTCGACCCGGACGCGGGTGTCGTTCGAGACCGGCATCACCCAGCTCGGTGGCACGGCGGTGATCCTCGACGGGACCACCAGCCAGCTCGGCCGCGGCGAGACGATCTCCGACACCGCGCGGGTCCTGTCGCGCTACGCCGACGCGATCGTGTGGCGCACCTCGGGGCAGGAGCGGATCGAGGAGATGGCCGCGGCGGCGACCGTGCCGGTGGTCAACGCGCTCACCGACACCTTCCACCCGTGCCAGGTCCTCGCCGACCTGCAGACGATCCGGGAGCGGCTCGGGCGGCTCGCCGGGGTGACCCTGACCTACCTCGGCGACGGTGCCAACAACGTCGCGCACTCGCTGCTGCTGGGCGGTGCCACCGCCGGGCTGCACGTGCGGATCTCGGCCCCGGCCGGGTTCACCCCGGAGCCGGACGTGGTGCGCGACGCGAAGGCCCGGGCGGAGCGGACCGGGGGCTCGGTGACGCTGGTCGCCGACCCGCAGGCCGCGGTCGCCGGTGCGGACGTCGTCGTGACCGACACCTGGACCTCGATGGGGCAGGAGGGCGACGGCCTGGACCGGGTCGCACCGTTCCGGCCGTACCAGCTGAACACGGCGCTGCTCGAGCGCGCTGCGCCCGGGGCGGTCGTACTGCACTGCCTGCCGGCGCACCGCGGCGAGGAGATCACCGACGAGGTGATCGACGGTCCCGCCAGCGCCGTCTGGGACGAGGCGGAGAACCGGCTGCACGCCCAGAAGGCCCTGCTGACCTGGTTGCTGCGGACATGA
- a CDS encoding arginine repressor has translation MTEGERARRQGNASRVTRQAKIMDLLWHRPVRSQPELLVLLDQLHGIETTQATLSRDLDELGAVKLRGPDGGAPVYRIPEDGSPVRGVEGGTTRLGRLLGELLVSADASGNLAVLRTPPGAAHYLASALDRAALHDVVGTIAGDDTIIVVAREPCTGAELAQRLQDLPNAASADAVKTAKES, from the coding sequence ATGACCGAGGGCGAGCGCGCGCGGCGCCAGGGCAACGCCAGCCGGGTCACCCGGCAGGCGAAGATCATGGACCTGCTGTGGCACCGCCCGGTGCGCAGCCAGCCCGAGCTGCTCGTCCTGCTCGACCAGCTGCACGGCATCGAGACCACCCAGGCCACGCTCTCCCGGGATCTCGACGAGCTCGGCGCGGTGAAGCTCCGTGGCCCGGACGGCGGTGCGCCGGTCTACCGGATCCCGGAGGACGGCAGCCCGGTGCGCGGTGTCGAGGGCGGCACCACCCGGCTGGGGCGCCTGCTGGGGGAGCTGCTCGTGTCCGCGGACGCGAGTGGGAACCTGGCGGTCCTGCGGACCCCGCCCGGGGCGGCGCACTACCTCGCCAGCGCGCTGGACCGGGCCGCGCTGCACGACGTCGTCGGCACCATCGCCGGCGACGACACGATCATCGTGGTCGCCCGCGAGCCCTGTACCGGGGCGGAGCTCGCGCAGCGGCTGCAGGACCTGCCGAACGCCGCGTCCGCGGACGCGGTGAAGACAGCGAAGGAGAGCTGA
- the argH gene encoding argininosuccinate lyase gives MSGNAALWGGRFASGPADALAALSKSTHFDWALAPYDIRGSRAHARVLHRAGLLSDEELSGMHKALDELAADVESGAFGPEPGDEDVHTALERGLIERAGPELGGKLRAGRSRNDQVATQFRMWLRDATRRVAAGVLDVVDALVDQAEAHPGAAMPGRTHLQHAQPVLLAHQLAAHAHALLRDVDRLRDWDRRTASSPYGSGALAGSSLGLDPEAVAAELGFAGSSANSIDGTSSRDFAAEAAFVLAMIGVDLSRLSEEVILWATAEFGYVTLDDAFSTGSSIMPQKKNPDVAELARGKSGRLIGNLTGLLATLKGLPLAYNRDLQEDKEPLFDSVAQLELLLPAVAGMVATLTFHTDRLAELAPAGFTLATDVAEWLVRRGVPFRVAHEAAGGCVRAAEARGVGLEDLTDAELAGVHPALDPSVREVLSVEGSIASRNARGGTAGDRVAEQLTGLRTDVAAAREFTGGTA, from the coding sequence GTGAGCGGCAACGCGGCCCTGTGGGGCGGGCGCTTCGCGTCGGGCCCCGCGGACGCGCTCGCCGCCCTGAGCAAGTCCACGCACTTCGACTGGGCACTGGCCCCCTACGACATCCGCGGTTCGCGGGCCCATGCCCGGGTGCTGCACCGCGCCGGGCTGCTGTCGGACGAGGAGCTGTCCGGCATGCACAAGGCGCTCGACGAGCTCGCCGCGGACGTCGAGTCCGGCGCGTTCGGTCCCGAGCCGGGCGACGAGGACGTGCACACCGCGCTGGAACGCGGCCTGATCGAGCGGGCCGGTCCCGAGCTCGGCGGGAAGCTGCGGGCCGGCCGCTCCCGCAACGACCAGGTCGCCACCCAGTTCCGGATGTGGCTGCGCGACGCGACCCGGCGGGTCGCCGCCGGCGTACTCGACGTCGTCGACGCGCTGGTCGACCAGGCCGAGGCGCACCCGGGTGCGGCGATGCCCGGCCGCACGCACCTGCAGCACGCCCAGCCGGTGCTGCTCGCTCACCAGCTCGCCGCGCACGCGCACGCCCTGCTGCGCGACGTCGACCGGCTCCGCGACTGGGACCGCCGCACCGCCAGCTCGCCGTACGGCTCCGGCGCGCTCGCCGGGTCGTCGCTCGGACTGGATCCGGAGGCGGTGGCCGCCGAGCTGGGCTTCGCGGGGTCGTCGGCGAACTCGATCGACGGGACGTCGTCGCGGGACTTCGCGGCCGAGGCCGCGTTCGTGCTGGCGATGATCGGGGTCGACCTGTCCCGGCTGTCCGAGGAGGTCATCCTCTGGGCGACCGCGGAGTTCGGCTACGTGACGCTCGACGACGCGTTCTCCACCGGCAGCTCGATCATGCCGCAGAAGAAGAACCCGGACGTCGCGGAGCTGGCGCGCGGCAAGTCGGGGCGCCTGATCGGCAACCTCACCGGCCTGCTGGCGACCCTGAAGGGCCTGCCGCTGGCCTACAACCGCGACCTGCAGGAGGACAAGGAACCGCTGTTCGACTCGGTCGCGCAGCTGGAGCTCCTGCTCCCGGCCGTCGCCGGGATGGTCGCGACCCTCACCTTCCACACCGACCGGCTGGCCGAGCTGGCCCCGGCCGGGTTCACCCTGGCCACCGACGTCGCCGAGTGGCTGGTCCGCCGGGGCGTGCCGTTCCGGGTCGCGCACGAGGCGGCCGGTGGCTGCGTCCGTGCGGCGGAGGCCCGCGGCGTCGGCCTCGAGGACCTGACCGACGCCGAGCTGGCCGGCGTCCACCCCGCCCTGGACCCGAGTGTCCGCGAGGTGCTGAGCGTGGAAGGCTCCATCGCGTCGAGGAACGCGCGGGGCGGGACGGCCGGCGACCGGGTCGCCGAGCAGCTCACCGGCCTGCGCACCGACGTCGCCGCAGCGAGAGAGTTCACCGGAGGAACCGCATGA
- a CDS encoding aminotransferase class I/II-fold pyridoxal phosphate-dependent enzyme yields the protein MTDPAAAYEQLKAAGLKLDLTRGKPSSEQLDLSHALLGLPGTGEYRAADGTDTRNYGGGQGLPELREIFAPFLQVPVDQLVAANNSSLELMHDTLVHALLSPVPGASARWVDAGRVAFLAPVPGYDRHYGVCERLGIDLVTVPMTADGPDMDEVERLVADDPSIKGIWCVPKYSNPDGVVYSDEVVRRLASMPTAAPDFRIMWDNAYAVHHLTEDEIEIADVLALAAEAGNPDRPFVFGSTSKITLAGAGVAFFGASRANVDWWLKLASKKTIGPDKVNHLRHARFLKDAAGLRAHMAAHRELIAPKFAAVERLLTEAFADVEGVSWTTPKGGYFVSLTVPDGLASEIVRLAKEAGIVLTPAGATHPYGKDPQDAIIRLAPTLPPQDEVEKAMAGVVTCVQLALSRR from the coding sequence ATGACCGACCCCGCAGCCGCATACGAGCAGCTGAAGGCCGCCGGCCTGAAGCTGGACCTGACGCGGGGCAAGCCGTCGTCCGAGCAGCTGGACCTGTCGCACGCGCTGCTGGGCCTCCCCGGCACCGGCGAGTACCGGGCCGCCGACGGCACCGACACCCGCAACTACGGCGGCGGCCAGGGTCTGCCCGAACTGCGCGAGATCTTCGCGCCGTTCCTGCAGGTCCCGGTCGACCAGCTGGTCGCGGCGAACAACTCCAGCCTCGAGCTCATGCACGACACGCTCGTGCACGCGCTGCTGTCCCCGGTGCCGGGCGCGTCCGCCCGCTGGGTCGACGCCGGCCGGGTCGCGTTCCTCGCGCCGGTCCCCGGCTACGACCGGCACTACGGCGTCTGCGAGCGCCTCGGGATCGACCTCGTCACCGTCCCGATGACCGCGGACGGCCCGGACATGGACGAGGTCGAGCGGCTGGTCGCCGACGACCCGTCGATCAAGGGCATCTGGTGCGTGCCGAAGTACTCGAACCCGGACGGTGTCGTCTACTCCGACGAGGTCGTGCGCCGGCTCGCGTCGATGCCGACCGCCGCCCCCGACTTCCGGATCATGTGGGACAACGCGTACGCGGTGCACCACCTGACCGAGGACGAGATCGAGATCGCCGACGTCCTGGCCCTGGCCGCCGAGGCCGGGAACCCGGACCGTCCGTTCGTCTTCGGCTCCACGTCGAAGATCACGCTCGCCGGGGCCGGGGTCGCGTTCTTCGGCGCGTCCCGGGCGAACGTCGACTGGTGGCTGAAGCTGGCGTCGAAGAAGACGATCGGCCCGGACAAGGTCAACCATCTGCGGCACGCACGGTTCCTCAAGGACGCAGCGGGCCTGCGCGCGCACATGGCCGCGCACCGCGAGCTCATCGCCCCGAAGTTCGCGGCGGTCGAGCGGCTGCTGACCGAGGCGTTCGCCGACGTCGAGGGCGTGTCCTGGACGACGCCGAAGGGCGGCTACTTCGTCAGCCTCACGGTGCCGGACGGGCTCGCCTCCGAGATCGTGCGGCTGGCCAAGGAGGCCGGGATCGTGCTGACCCCGGCCGGCGCGACCCACCCGTACGGCAAGGACCCGCAGGACGCGATCATCCGGCTGGCCCCGACCCTGCCCCCGCAGGACGAGGTCGAGAAGGCGATGGCCGGTGTCGTCACCTGCGTGCAGCTCGCCCTGTCCCGCCGCTAA
- a CDS encoding DNA-3-methyladenine glycosylase, translating into MGSELPVPGPGRPHRPGPGTLLDRSELAVDVLPAAARLLGCVLEADTPEGTVAVRLVEVEAYRGRDDPASHCYRGRTARNAVMFGPAGHLYVYFVYGMHFCANVSCLADGEPGAVLLRAGELLTDPGVARARRPTARRDADLARGPARLASLLGLGRDDNGLDVTDPVSRVRLVAGAPLPAREIRTGPRVGVAAAGELPWRFWVDGSPAVSPYRPGGTRARRRAG; encoded by the coding sequence GTGGGTAGCGAACTCCCCGTCCCGGGGCCCGGCCGGCCGCACCGGCCGGGCCCCGGCACGCTCCTCGACCGGTCCGAGCTGGCCGTCGACGTGCTCCCGGCCGCGGCACGGCTGCTCGGCTGCGTCCTGGAGGCCGATACCCCGGAAGGCACGGTCGCCGTCCGGCTGGTGGAGGTCGAGGCCTACCGCGGGCGGGACGACCCGGCGTCGCACTGCTACCGGGGCCGCACCGCGCGCAACGCGGTGATGTTCGGTCCGGCCGGGCACCTCTACGTCTACTTCGTCTACGGCATGCACTTCTGCGCGAACGTGTCGTGCCTGGCCGACGGCGAGCCGGGTGCGGTGCTGCTCCGCGCCGGTGAGCTGCTGACCGACCCCGGCGTCGCCCGGGCCCGGCGACCGACCGCCCGCCGGGACGCCGACCTCGCCCGCGGCCCGGCCCGTCTCGCATCGCTGCTCGGGCTCGGCCGCGACGACAACGGGCTCGACGTGACCGACCCGGTGTCGAGGGTCCGGCTGGTGGCGGGCGCACCACTGCCGGCCCGGGAGATCCGGACCGGCCCCCGGGTGGGGGTGGCGGCGGCCGGTGAGCTGCCGTGGAGGTTCTG